CGGTTTTCTTAAATGTTAAATTAGAACCTAAATTTTAACCATTTGGGCCAGATTTATCTTTTTAAACCTAAATGTTAAACTTTTAGTTATACTAATAAATTTGGAGTCTATATTTTCTAAAAAAAAGTTAAACATATATATATGAGAATATCTATTCTATTAAAATATAATTTTTTATCCACTGGATTTTGGATTATCAAAAAGATTATAATCATCAATATAATAAAAACAATAATTTCTTTTTGAATTTGTTTCTACTTTTCATGGAATATTACTTTTAAGGTCATTATAGTTTTGTATAAAAACCATTATCTCATTAAGGTTGATTTGGAGATTGGAAAAGAGACCAACAATACACATAAATATGTCGACACCTATTATGCCTAATATACTAAAGATAATAAAACATATGTAACACGTTACCCATTTCTCTCAAGACAAAACATATAGTTCTATAATGTCTACTATAATTATATTGATTAGTCCAAAACACGACTTCTATACTAGTCAATATTAGAATTTCTCATCACCATTAAAGTATTTTTCATAACAATATATTAAAATTTGGTTAAATTATTGATGTCTATATATTTTCAGTTCATATATATATATATATTGGACTGGTAATATATATATATATATATATATATATATATATATATATATCATAAACGACTTCATAGTATAATTTAGGGCAAATGTCTAAAATAGCACATTTCTAAGTTTATATCACAAAAATAGCACTCAAAAACTAAAATGACCAAAATAGCACATTTCTAAGTTTATATCTTATCCCCAAAACCTCATTTCTCAATTCTAAACCCTAAACCCTAAACCCTAAATCCTAAACTCTAAACCCTAAACCCTAAACTCTAAATCCTAAACCCTAAACCCTAAACCTAAACCCTAAACTCTAAACCCTAAACCCTAAACCCTAAATCCTAAACCCCACCCTTTAACTCTAAACCCTAATTTTGTGACTTTTGATAAAACATTAAGTGCTATTTTTGTGACTTTTGACTTTGAGTACTAGTTTGTGAACAAAAACTTGATTTAGTGCTATTTTTTATTTAGAGAATTTCTATAATTTATATAGTCGCCTTCTAAAACCTTAAGTTTAATATTATTGATTTATATATTTATATATATAGTACGTAGAATTTACATTAAAAATATTTACAGCTATACATTTATCAAACGTTGGAGTCTAATCCCTCCACATATATGTATACAGCATAACCCTAAACCCTAAGTTACAAAACCCTAATCTTTAAAAAATTTATATATATATATATATATATATATATATACATAATTTATAAAATAGTGGGTAAGTAAATTTTCGTCCAATTACAATTAATAAAATTAAAAAAATGGCAGGCTAATTATTTAGTTTTCGTCCAACTTAATATATAAACTAAAATATTATCTATGCATGTCTAGAAATTTTAAAATCTAAAGAACCTCGGCTAATAAAATGTAAACATAATTATTGAAACAAATAAAATTGCAAATCTAAAATTGCCTGAAAATATTCAACTAACTATCCTGGAAATATTCAACTAACTATCCTAAACTATTTTCCTGAATTTTTTTTATTATTAAATCTTAAACCTAATCGTTTATATTTATCAAATGATGTCCAAGAATATATTCCCTTCGAAATATATGACAAGTAAAATATCACAGGTTTGCAACTACTACACATCCAATATAGCAACTAAATATTGACGATCTTCAACTAAATTTTCCCATTAATCACGATTGAAATCATCCTAAATGCTGAGCGAATATTCTTCGCTTTAACCTACATCTCCTTTCACTGTAAATAATAATTCAATCTCCATCAATCAATAACACAAAATTTGAATTTTAACAAAGTAAAAATGGCTGCTTAACTTATCTTTCTGATTTAAATCTTTTAAAAGAACTTGGTTTATTCAAGTGAAGATAATCCACACCTGGATACACAATTTGGTGAATCATTCAAAATCATATTTGCAAATCAGAAGGTAAACTATAATACTAACAAATACAACTCCTAAAGTGGATTATCTTCACTTGAATAAACCAAGTTCTTTTACATTTTCGGTTCGTTTGCCGGTCCGGGTTTAAAAACACTGGTCAAAACATAACTTGCTAGAGTTTTTTTCTTATTTACTTAATTTTTCTTTCTGATTTTTTTTTTGGTCGAAACTGAACGGTCAGTTTTCTATTACTCATTTTTATTTAAATAAAAATATTTTAACCATTTGGGCCAGGTTTATCTGTTTAAAATTTGTATTACTTAAGTGGGTTGTGCTTCAAAAGCTCATTTGGAGCTTAATATACTCCAGTTAGTAATTTCTTAAAAAATCTTGCTCCAGCCCATTAAACTATTTAACAATAACTTATTATAATAACTTTTAAAATAAGCATACTAATTGTTAATAAATTTATTAACCATTTCATTCATAGATAAAAATTCAAAATATAAATAAATTAAATAAAAAATTTGAAAACTTTTATAGAAAATTATTATGTAATTATAAAATTCTGAGTTATTTTACAATAAAACACACAATAATACCAATAAAACTTTATTGGGTTTATAATCCTATCAGTGTTTAAACTATGGTATAAATATATTGTATAAGGAGAAACTCATTTTCATTTTGAAATCGACAATCCATATTGTGAATACATTATAATAATGAAAGTATTTTTATAATCAAATACACATATCATCTTTAAGTATGTTTTGTATTATATTATATAACTTTTTATTTACCGACAGATCGATCTTAAACCGGCAACATTGTAAATCTTATTCAATTTTATATCTTGTGTCAAAATTTGAGCTCAACCGTGAAGTCCTTCATCCATTGTTAAACTTATAATGCATTTGCACAGTTCTAAATCTTCTGCTTTGCTTTTCTGTCAAATTCGGCCTCTTTTATTTAAATAAACCTTGTAAAGAGGCATAAAACTAAAACTTTGAAACAGATACTTTGACTTGATAGAAGAAGACTTCAAACATAAGTTATAAATTAATAAAAACACTAATATATCAAATATGTCAATATTTTTAAAATATATTATTAATAATTTTTTGAGCAAGGTTTAAAAATTATTTGAGACTGCATTGCCTAATACAATCATATGGATGGTCTTTTTGCTCAATGTGTTTTTCAGCTGCTGAGCTTTTTTTCTACTTTACTTTTTTCAGCTGCTGATCTTTACCACCGCTGTAGTACCCGGTTTATCTGTGGAGATCAGGTTGGTCTCTTATACCCTTTCTGGATTCCTGGCAGAGAAGAATGTGGTCACCCTGACTTCAAGCTCACCTGTGACAGAGGATTTTCAGAGATTAATATCGCCTCTGTGAAGTTCAGAATCTTAGAGGCAAACTACACAACTCGTATCATAAGACTTGCCAGATCTGATTATATCGGCCACCTTTGTCCCCAAGATCCTACAAATGCGCCATTCAACGAAAACATCCTTCAATTCTCACCTAACACCGACCTGCTAACACTTTACTATGACTGCCGAGACTTTTCATTCTCAACGCCTGCTTATGATCCTACTTACTTCAGAGAGCTTGGTTGTGATGATGAACTCGGAAGAAGTTACTATGTGACGAGAAACCTCTCGTCCCCTTTACTTGACGGAGTTAGAGATCTTTTAAATATCCTCAAGGTACTGTGCTTAACAATCGTCAGCATTCCTGCGTCCGGACCTGCGTTGAGCACACTACAGAGATTTCAGACTTCAGATAATCTTAAGAAGGCGCTTGAAGAGGGTTTCGAGCTTGGAGTTAACCAAGAATGTTCCATGTGCATGGAATCTGGGGGTGGTTGTGGATATAATCAAACCACAAGAGGGTTCGTCTGTTACTGTAACAATGGGCCTCATAGCCGTACTTGCAGTTCCGGAAAGCCTCATGGTACACTGTTGTTTTCTCTCGAGTTAGTTCCATTTTGTATGCTTCATGCTTACAAATTTTACTTGTTACATGGCTTACAGGTACTATTACAAAAATTCTAATAGGTTGGTTTTATGTCGATTTCAAATTGTTTTTGATCTCCCTAGGAAAATAAAAAGTTTATAAATCTATCCTTTTCTATATTTGTCCAGGTCTGAGTGTACTAGTAGCGGGTGTTCTTGTGCTCTTGGTAATACTCATACCAATTCTCCGAAAGAGAAAAGCATCACATGACAACAGAAAACAGAATCTAAAGACCCTTATTCCACTGAAACACTATAGTTACGCACAAGTCAAACGAATTACAAACTCATTTGCGGAAGTGGTTGGGGAAGGAGGGTTTGGAACGGTCTATAGAGGAAGTCTTTCTGATGGTAGTATGGTTGCGGTGAAGGTCCTGAAAGACTCTAAGTGTAATGGTGAAGACTTTGTTAACGAAGTTGTGAGCATGAGCAGAACTTCTCATGTTAACATTGTTTCTCTGCTTGGATTCTGCTCCGAAGGTTCCAAGAGAGCAATTGTTTATGAACTTTTGGAAAACGGGTCTCTTGATAGGTTCATCTCAACCAACAACTCAATGAGCATTGATTGGATGGCAATGCATGGAATCGCGCTAGGCGTTGCTCGTGGTCTAGAGTACTTGCACCATGGCTGCAAAACAAGGATCGTGCATTTCGATATTAAACCTCAGAACGTATTGTTGGATGATGATCTTTGTCCCAAAGTGTCTGATTTCGGACTTGCTAAACTCTGCAAGAAGAAAGAGAGCACCATGTCACTACTAGACTTGAGAGGGACGATAGGCTACATCGCACCAGAGATGATCTCTAGAGTTTATGGGAGTGTTTCCCACAAGTCGGATGTATACAGCTATGGAATGTTAGTCCTCGAAATGATAGGAGCAAGGAACAAAACATCCGCAGAAAACTATGCATCGGACACAAGCTCGATGTACTTTCCAGAATGGATCTATAAGGATCTTGAGAAGGGAGACGATGAAAGGCTTGTTGGTAACGGAATCAGCAACGAGGAAGAGGAGATAGCAAAGAAGATGACATTGGTGGGTTTGTGGTGTATTCAGTCTTCTCCATCAGACCGCCCACCAATGAACAGAGTTGTGGAGATGATGGAAGGAAATCTTGATTCTCTTGAAGTCCCTCCTAAGCCTGTTTGGCAAATTCCTACAGTGCCTCTTCCTGAAACTTCTTGGATTTCAGAGGAGAGTTCAAGCATCACTAATTGAAAACCAGAACAAACAAAATGCTTCCAGTGAATTGTAAGCAAAACCAGAGAGATTATAACCAGCAGTTCTATTTTTGCAAGTTCTATGGTCTCTACCATTCTAAAGTCGTTAGCAAACTCTTCTATAAGTTAGCTATGGAGCAGACTCTTCATCACATACTATTCTCAGGGCCGGCTTAGTATACAGAGCAGTCAGTGCATCTAGTATATAAACACATGTTCATAGGTAAGATTTGGATTAATTGAGTTTTTTCTTGTTTAATGAAAATTATTTTATGGATTTCTTTTGTGATTCATATTTTTAGTGTTATCTATTGGGTTTGTCTATAACTAGTGGTGAGGTCCACCATAAAAGAGGAAGAAGGAGTGTCAAAAACGCCAGATTAAGAATCGATGTTTGCACGGTTTCGCGGGCCCTACTAACACGTGGCGGCTCACGATTGGTTCGTTTTTAATGCGCTGATTTTGACCGGTTGATTTTGACCAGTTGACCATTACTTTTTGAATATTCTTTCTTATATAAGACTTCATAAATTCGTCAAATATGTGTATCTTTGAATTGCATTTGCCAATAGGATAATTAAGGTCTTTCGTACCAGCTATTTTATTTGGGTTTTTGGCAAAAAAAACCTCGAACATGATTTTTTTTTTTGCGTTTAAACCGTCAAACTTAAAAACTCACATGTCTTTGTGGTTTGATCTGTGGGTTTTTAAGTTTGCGGTTTAATACGAAAAAAAACATGATCGATGGTTTTTTTCGCAGAAAACCCATTTTATTTTCCATGATCATATCTTTTGTATTTTAGCTTTCTCTTAAACTACGCAGAGTATTTAACCGAATGAGTAACGCAATCGAAAAGTAAATAATAATCGCTTGACGAATTAATAACGGAGGATATTTTGGGTCCCACTTACCCAAAATTAAGACCGTTACAAAAGTCAAAAACGATAAAGGGTAAAAGCGTCCACACATCAAAATGTTTGTAAGGGTCTCATCTCTTTCAATCAGACCGTTACGAACGAAAAGAAAAGAAGCAATAAGCTTTGCGAGAAGACGACATAGTGCCAAAAAAAAACAAAAACCTTGAATCAAGATTTTGATCCATCCATAATGGAGGATACGATTTCAAACCCTAGTATGGAACCTCTGTTATTCTCCGTCGATCCAATGTCTCTCTTACTTTCTCAAAACAATCTCTGCGTATTCGAGAGAGGACCCAGATACAGAGAATACGCGACACTGCGAGAATCGAAGCTTCGACTTAAGAGGGAGTACGAGAAGATACTCAAGGAAGAAGAAGAGAGGTTCTTCCGCGGAGACAAGAAACAAACGAGAATCGGCTTTACAAGACAAGATGAAATCAAAGTTTCGCCGGCGAAGAAGAGATTTGGGTTTAACTATGTTCCGGCGAACCCTAATCCGCGTAGAATGTCGTCGTCGTCATCGTCTTCGTCTTCGTTGGCCCAATCGGTTCCTGATTTCTCCGCCATGATTCGCAAGGAAAATCGCCGTCCGGCTAACTCGAACTTGCTCCCACGGAGGACGGATCTCACTCCGCCGCCGCCGTCTAAGAGCAGAACCGCCTCTGTTTTCTCCGGATCGGTTTCTTCCATTAGAGGAAGCATATCGGCGAGTGCGGGAGAGAAGAAAAGCAAAGGGATCAATGCGCGTAAGAGCTACGCCACCGTCGAAGATCTTAAGAAAATCTCCACCGCCGCAGCTTCAGCCATTAATGGCAACGGAAGGAAGTCACTCGGCGGCGGCGGAGGCGGAGGAGGAGGGAGGAGGAAATCAGTCAGCGGTGGTGGTGGTGGTCGGACTATTCTAGGTTACAGACAAACTTAATGTCCCAATCGAACACGATTTGATTTGTTTTTAGGTTTTGATTGATAAAGATTGAATCGTTTGTTTTTATTATGATTTGGTTTGTTGATTTGTGATACTATTCTAACAATAAGCATTGATCATATGATTCAAATGGTTTAATAGTGTGAATTACACAAATACTAAAGTAGATCCATAGCTAACTCTCCAACCAGACACATAACGATCTCATAAGCAATCTCTGATCCAACTCCAAACAAATGGGTTTCAAGATCCATCCATTTCTCCATCTCAATACTGACAACTTTGTCCATCTCAACCCGTGCCAATGCTGTCCACTTTGGAACTTCCCCAAGAACATCTTGAATCAACTCGGATGCTTCAGCACTCGAGGGCTTTAATCCGCAGGAAATGTTTCTTTCTTCCAAGTGTTCGATCATTGCATCCACAAGAAACCCTCCGGTTATTCCAGGGAGATTAAGCAGATTATCGGAACGAGCTGCGTAAATCATAAGTTCGTCGAAGAGCTCTGGTCCGATGAGGTAGCTGCCTTGCGCGGTAGTGGTACCAACCAATAGCTCGGTTTGGATTATGACTTCTCTTGCGTTGGTGGATCTCTGCCGCGTTAATATGAGACCTGTGTTGCTTAAACTTCGTAGGACGTTAGAAACATGGCTGACCAGACTGGTGATTGCTTCATAATTACCACCACTTGTTGAGTTCTTGAACAAAGTCGCGGAGTCTTCAAGAACGTCCCAATCGGGCTCTACTGGCTCTAGAGGCAGCCTCATCTGTCCTGGAACTACAGACCACAACGGCAGTTTCAAGTTTCAGATAGTTTTCTTTTACAGAAATTAAATTACTGTATGAATAGATCTTTATGTAACCTGAGATATTGTCAAAGCTATTGGAAAAGCAACTCTCGTTAGAGAAAGATGCATCCAGTACAGAACCAGGGCTTGTGTAGTCACTGTTTGCATTTCCAATGGAACTCCACATCTCTGTTTTGCCTTTCTTCTGCAAGAGTCAAGAAAGAAGAATGAATAGAAAATGAAAAAAAAAATACTAAAACATTCTTGCAGAGTATTATAAAACATACCCGATTATCAACATCCCTGGAGTAAGTCTGCTCGCGTGCTAGTGAAGAAAGCAACTCATGGAGGATCAAAGAGGCCGGTTTACTGGGCAATGCATCTTCTTCTTGAGAAGTGATTTCTTCCAACTTCTGCTGAATCAAACCCACAGTACCGGCATCAACTTGTATTCTTTTCTGACCCATCTGATTTGGAACACGTGGCGGTCTTTTTCTCTCTTTAGTTTCTCTGCAGCATTGGCTATAATCTCTTTGAGGGGAACCAAGTTTCAATGGAGAAAACGCGGTTTCACAAGCTAGCCTTCTCTTCCGTGCACAAGTGTTCAGACCTGATCTATTACAAGACTCCTCAATTCTAGTGTGAGACCTTCTCTGCAGATTCAAACCAGAGTTTTCAAATTTAGCTCTGCTAGCTGAACCTCTATTCATGGCAATAAAGTCCTTCTCTTTATAGTTGATGGCATTTGCAGGTGAAGACGAACCTCTGCTTCTCTGTAAGGTGTAAGATTCAGGGACAGGAGGAAACCGAGCACGGTGAAGAGCCTTCCTCTCCATTTGATCTATACAGCCTCTGCCTTTACCAGAAACAGGCATAGATGGTTCTTGATTTCTCCAATGCACACTTCTTTTACTCCTCTCGAAGGGAG
This genomic interval from Brassica oleracea var. oleracea cultivar TO1000 chromosome C2, BOL, whole genome shotgun sequence contains the following:
- the LOC106319738 gene encoding probable receptor-like protein kinase At1g67000; its protein translation is MNPRAIIRFSKPTFYQVIFCIFSLLYYLPCASSQEELGWCGDMFQCGNITAGFPFWGGKRPDYCGHTLLELHCNNNNNTSLNISDQEYCVLDVDQTYTLTLARTDMLGSFCSAKFKNTTLPTDILDLSLNAKNLTVSYLCDPRNPYLSSNFTCPLKGIGSVSLRPETQSSCNESFAVNVPMNFFPEEREFNLNQLESVLRGGFEVKVEIDEITCQECSSSGGICSFSGTTQVCCKTNSTSGITCEPKPQPSSADLYHRCSTRFICGDQVGLLYPFWIPGREECGHPDFKLTCDRGFSEINIASVKFRILEANYTTRIIRLARSDYIGHLCPQDPTNAPFNENILQFSPNTDLLTLYYDCRDFSFSTPAYDPTYFRELGCDDELGRSYYVTRNLSSPLLDGVRDLLNILKVLCLTIVSIPASGPALSTLQRFQTSDNLKKALEEGFELGVNQECSMCMESGGGCGYNQTTRGFVCYCNNGPHSRTCSSGKPHGTITKILIGLSVLVAGVLVLLVILIPILRKRKASHDNRKQNLKTLIPLKHYSYAQVKRITNSFAEVVGEGGFGTVYRGSLSDGSMVAVKVLKDSKCNGEDFVNEVVSMSRTSHVNIVSLLGFCSEGSKRAIVYELLENGSLDRFISTNNSMSIDWMAMHGIALGVARGLEYLHHGCKTRIVHFDIKPQNVLLDDDLCPKVSDFGLAKLCKKKESTMSLLDLRGTIGYIAPEMISRVYGSVSHKSDVYSYGMLVLEMIGARNKTSAENYASDTSSMYFPEWIYKDLEKGDDERLVGNGISNEEEEIAKKMTLVGLWCIQSSPSDRPPMNRVVEMMEGNLDSLEVPPKPVWQIPTVPLPETSWISEESSSITN
- the LOC106319752 gene encoding homeobox protein Hox-B3-like: MEDTISNPSMEPLLFSVDPMSLLLSQNNLCVFERGPRYREYATLRESKLRLKREYEKILKEEEERFFRGDKKQTRIGFTRQDEIKVSPAKKRFGFNYVPANPNPRRMSSSSSSSSSLAQSVPDFSAMIRKENRRPANSNLLPRRTDLTPPPPSKSRTASVFSGSVSSIRGSISASAGEKKSKGINARKSYATVEDLKKISTAAASAINGNGRKSLGGGGGGGGGRRKSVSGGGGGRTILGYRQT
- the LOC106319683 gene encoding uncharacterized protein LOC106319683 isoform X2 translates to MRPPSLVARLMGLESIPSNHKKKKKSSHLMNQDKDKCLLSEEEEEEEEEEEEDSGLDKSRPQKMQRTIRGVCDRRVMVKKFGSDAMQIKNVLTRVRKHHHQHQNLASPVKSPRLQRRNSRLINAAARILEPGKRNSKYNAIAYPSSSRTIRCGNVGKETAVSPDYNTSVASCKACGSFVDVHGSSSVPEESGKSMVCVSESTPFERSKRSVHWRNQEPSMPVSGKGRGCIDQMERKALHRARFPPVPESYTLQRSRGSSSPANAINYKEKDFIAMNRGSASRAKFENSGLNLQRRSHTRIEESCNRSGLNTCARKRRLACETAFSPLKLGSPQRDYSQCCRETKERKRPPRVPNQMGQKRIQVDAGTVGLIQQKLEEITSQEEDALPSKPASLILHELLSSLAREQTYSRDVDNRKKGKTEMWSSIGNANSDYTSPGSVLDASFSNESCFSNSFDNISVPGQMRLPLEPVEPDWDVLEDSATLFKNSTSGGNYEAITSLVSHVSNVLRSLSNTGLILTRQRSTNAREVIIQTELLVGTTTAQGSYLIGPELFDELMIYAARSDNLLNLPGITGGFLVDAMIEHLEERNISCGLKPSSAEASELIQDVLGEVPKWTALARVEMDKVVSIEMEKWMDLETHLFGVGSEIAYEIVMCLVGELAMDLL
- the LOC106319683 gene encoding uncharacterized protein LOC106319683 isoform X1, with amino-acid sequence MTGELQETVAPCGAITEKRPSRLSGCVGVFFQLFDWNRRFSKKKLFSRKSLLPGKQASKRFGGNDKLLKSKLNLIDDEKRESFPNRGEVVDFKRHEMRPPSLVARLMGLESIPSNHKKKKKSSHLMNQDKDKCLLSEEEEEEEEEEEEDSGLDKSRPQKMQRTIRGVCDRRVMVKKFGSDAMQIKNVLTRVRKHHHQHQNLASPVKSPRLQRRNSRLINAAARILEPGKRNSKYNAIAYPSSSRTIRCGNVGKETAVSPDYNTSVASCKACGSFVDVHGSSSVPEESGKSMVCVSESTPFERSKRSVHWRNQEPSMPVSGKGRGCIDQMERKALHRARFPPVPESYTLQRSRGSSSPANAINYKEKDFIAMNRGSASRAKFENSGLNLQRRSHTRIEESCNRSGLNTCARKRRLACETAFSPLKLGSPQRDYSQCCRETKERKRPPRVPNQMGQKRIQVDAGTVGLIQQKLEEITSQEEDALPSKPASLILHELLSSLAREQTYSRDVDNRKKGKTEMWSSIGNANSDYTSPGSVLDASFSNESCFSNSFDNISVPGQMRLPLEPVEPDWDVLEDSATLFKNSTSGGNYEAITSLVSHVSNVLRSLSNTGLILTRQRSTNAREVIIQTELLVGTTTAQGSYLIGPELFDELMIYAARSDNLLNLPGITGGFLVDAMIEHLEERNISCGLKPSSAEASELIQDVLGEVPKWTALARVEMDKVVSIEMEKWMDLETHLFGVGSEIAYEIVMCLVGELAMDLL